A region from the Streptomyces lydicus genome encodes:
- a CDS encoding VOC family protein, which produces MAIAKTSVLVLDCAEHAALADFYAQFLGGEVRVGTSPDYIEVVEGGTVRLAIRRDRGAAPPSWPRPDDSQQAHLHFLVPQDNMDEAEREAVSLGARPLQTRENGGPYDARRYSDPAGHPFVLAASEGHSLGQAN; this is translated from the coding sequence TAGCCAAGACCAGCGTCCTGGTACTGGATTGCGCGGAGCACGCGGCGCTGGCGGATTTCTACGCACAGTTCCTCGGCGGAGAGGTGCGGGTCGGGACCAGCCCGGACTACATCGAGGTCGTCGAAGGCGGCACCGTCCGTCTCGCGATACGGCGGGACCGCGGTGCGGCGCCGCCGAGTTGGCCCCGGCCCGATGACTCACAACAGGCGCATCTGCACTTCCTCGTCCCGCAGGACAACATGGACGAGGCGGAGCGCGAGGCGGTCAGCCTGGGGGCACGGCCCTTGCAGACCCGCGAGAACGGCGGGCCCTACGACGCCCGGCGCTACTCGGACCCCGCGGGCCACCCCTTTGTGCTCGCCGCGAGCGAAGGGCACTCCCTGGGGCAGGCGAACTGA